A genomic stretch from Bordetella sp. N includes:
- a CDS encoding DUF1289 domain-containing protein produces the protein MVCPYIDPSSSFPEGAAPGADASPSDTSVGGAVTPPAQPASEGGRGVFTATDSPCVAVCSTLYDDICRGCGRTAMEVAEWVFLNDEEKRVIWTRIRAEGYPKRKI, from the coding sequence ATGGTTTGCCCGTACATCGATCCCTCTTCGTCTTTCCCCGAAGGCGCCGCGCCCGGCGCTGACGCCAGCCCCTCCGACACCTCCGTGGGCGGCGCCGTCACGCCCCCCGCCCAGCCCGCCAGCGAAGGCGGCCGGGGAGTCTTCACCGCCACCGATTCGCCCTGCGTGGCGGTCTGCTCCACGCTCTACGACGACATCTGCCGCGGCTGCGGCCGCACGGCCATGGAAGTGGCCGAGTGGGTCTTCCTGAACGACGAAGAGAAACGGGTCATCTGGACACGCATCCGCGCGGAAGGCTATCCGAAGCGCAAGATCTGA
- a CDS encoding HIT family protein: protein MTTLSPDCPLCQQAGGALLWRGDHLRVVEVDDADYPGFTRVIWHSHIPEMTSLSRHGRELMMQTVYTVEEVQREIFHPDKVNLASLGNMVPHLHWHVIPRWRGDRHFPDAVWAAPRVAPGTETEEWHARMARLQGLMQRYRNRLLEALGAMARH, encoded by the coding sequence ATGACTACGCTCTCTCCCGACTGTCCTCTCTGCCAGCAAGCCGGCGGCGCCCTGCTTTGGCGCGGCGACCACCTGCGGGTGGTGGAAGTGGACGACGCCGACTACCCGGGCTTCACCCGGGTGATCTGGCATTCCCATATTCCTGAGATGACCAGCCTGTCGCGCCATGGCCGCGAGCTGATGATGCAGACGGTGTACACGGTCGAGGAAGTCCAACGGGAAATCTTCCATCCCGACAAGGTCAACCTGGCCTCACTCGGCAATATGGTGCCGCACCTGCACTGGCATGTGATCCCGCGCTGGCGCGGCGACCGCCATTTTCCCGATGCCGTCTGGGCGGCGCCTCGCGTGGCGCCCGGCACCGAAACCGAAGAATGGCACGCGCGCATGGCGCGCCTGCAGGGCCTGATGCAGCGCTACCGCAACCGCCTGCTCGAAGCCCTGGGCGCCATGGCGCGTCATTGA
- a CDS encoding STY0301 family protein, which yields MLKSKFPSASSRLPLLLGALLLTPAAWAARPVNNTPCPPMMQISQTPVNTPPGWTLMADPRRDANHHLQAVTFFAGDPQDMASLSPDLEKRTPKGYSSTWRFQQHGGQQQDYWIACSYTDTNLVAVRKLADNISQCDMTQYLSDRKRPGGSVDIVCY from the coding sequence ATGTTGAAGTCCAAATTCCCTTCCGCCTCTTCCCGCCTGCCGCTGCTGCTGGGCGCGCTGCTGCTGACCCCGGCGGCGTGGGCGGCACGTCCGGTCAACAACACGCCGTGCCCGCCAATGATGCAGATCTCGCAGACGCCGGTGAATACCCCGCCCGGCTGGACGCTGATGGCGGATCCTCGCCGTGACGCCAATCATCATCTGCAGGCCGTGACGTTCTTCGCCGGCGATCCGCAGGACATGGCGTCCCTGTCGCCGGACCTTGAAAAGCGCACGCCCAAGGGCTACTCGTCCACCTGGCGCTTCCAGCAGCATGGCGGCCAGCAGCAGGACTACTGGATCGCGTGCAGCTACACCGACACCAACCTGGTCGCCGTCCGCAAGCTGGCCGACAACATCAGCCAGTGCGACATGACGCAGTACCTGAGCGACCGCAAGCGCCCGGGCGGGTCGGTGGATATCGTCTGCTATTGA
- a CDS encoding alpha/beta fold hydrolase: MTALFDLPLQRIDVGDGMHIAARVAGEGPPLLLLHGHPQTHVIWHRIWPALTQRYTCVAADLRGYGDSDKPAAAPDHAAHSKRVMAQDMVNLMGKLGHDRFDVLAHDRGARVAHRLGLDHAERVGRMMLLDIAPTLDMYQGTTRAFAQAYYHWFWLIQPAPMPETMIGHDPVFYVRAVMGGRPGGLAIFDARALAEYERCAALPGLPVGICEDYRASATLDLEHDREDRAAGRKLACPTRVLWGARGAVGRNFDVLGLWRAVADDVDGQALDAAHYLAEEVPDPVTANALAFFG, from the coding sequence ATGACCGCGCTGTTCGACCTGCCCCTGCAACGTATCGACGTCGGCGACGGCATGCATATCGCCGCCAGGGTGGCGGGCGAAGGACCGCCCCTGCTGCTGCTGCACGGCCATCCGCAGACCCATGTCATCTGGCACCGCATCTGGCCGGCGCTGACCCAGCGCTACACCTGCGTGGCGGCCGACCTGCGTGGCTACGGCGACAGCGACAAGCCGGCCGCCGCGCCGGACCACGCCGCCCATTCCAAGCGCGTGATGGCGCAAGACATGGTGAACCTGATGGGCAAGCTCGGCCATGACCGCTTCGATGTGTTGGCGCATGACCGCGGCGCCCGCGTGGCGCATCGCCTGGGGCTGGACCATGCCGAACGTGTCGGCCGCATGATGCTGCTGGACATCGCGCCCACCCTGGACATGTACCAAGGCACCACCCGCGCCTTCGCCCAGGCCTACTACCACTGGTTCTGGCTGATCCAGCCGGCGCCCATGCCGGAAACCATGATCGGCCACGATCCGGTCTTCTACGTGCGCGCCGTGATGGGCGGCCGTCCCGGCGGACTGGCCATCTTCGACGCGCGCGCCTTGGCCGAATACGAGCGTTGCGCCGCCCTGCCCGGCCTGCCGGTCGGGATCTGCGAGGACTACCGCGCGTCGGCCACGCTGGACCTGGAACATGACCGCGAGGACCGCGCCGCGGGCCGCAAGCTGGCTTGCCCGACGCGCGTGCTGTGGGGCGCGCGCGGCGCGGTGGGCCGCAACTTCGACGTCCTGGGCCTGTGGCGCGCGGTAGCCGACGACGTCGACGGGCAGGCGCTGGACGCCGCGCACTATCTGGCTGAAGAAGTGCCCGATCCCGTCACGGCCAACGCCCTGGCGTTTTTCGGCTGA
- a CDS encoding uracil-DNA glycosylase, translating to MPNDNRLTTPLAPQIASLPAAWAAALREPDVAAALDNLDALITRRLAEGATIYPAAPFRALHGLEPAAVRVVILGQDPYHGPGQAQGLAFSVPDEERRPPSLRNILKEIAAEYPGAAVAANDLTPWTEQGVLLLNTSLTVEDGQPASHAKRGWERVTDALIRLVARESHPKVFMLWGAHAQAKQALLPADNKHLVLTSNHPSPLSALRPPLPFLGCGHFKQANDWLQAQGQKIVDWGLPDKKLALQNEFRL from the coding sequence ATGCCGAACGACAACCGCCTGACTACCCCCCTCGCTCCCCAGATCGCCAGCCTGCCCGCCGCCTGGGCCGCCGCCTTGCGCGAGCCCGACGTGGCCGCGGCCCTGGACAATCTGGACGCGCTGATCACGCGCCGCCTGGCCGAGGGCGCCACCATCTATCCCGCCGCGCCCTTCCGCGCCTTGCACGGCCTGGAGCCGGCCGCCGTGCGGGTGGTGATCCTGGGCCAGGACCCTTATCACGGGCCGGGCCAGGCCCAGGGCCTGGCGTTCTCCGTACCGGATGAGGAGCGCCGGCCGCCCAGCCTGCGCAACATCCTCAAGGAAATCGCCGCGGAATATCCAGGCGCCGCCGTCGCGGCCAACGACCTCACCCCCTGGACCGAGCAAGGCGTGTTGCTGCTGAACACATCGCTGACCGTGGAAGACGGCCAGCCCGCCTCGCACGCCAAGCGCGGCTGGGAACGGGTTACCGACGCGCTGATCCGCCTGGTTGCCCGGGAATCGCACCCCAAGGTCTTCATGCTGTGGGGTGCTCATGCGCAAGCCAAACAGGCCTTGTTGCCGGCAGACAACAAGCATTTGGTGCTGACGTCGAATCATCCGTCGCCGCTGTCGGCCTTGCGCCCCCCCCTGCCTTTCCTTGGCTGCGGGCACTTCAAACAGGCCAATGACTGGCTCCAAGCGCAAGGACAAAAAATTGTCGATTGGGGTTTGCCCGATAAAAAGCTGGCATTACAAAACGAATTCAGGTTATGA
- the selD gene encoding selenide, water dikinase SelD — MTQDTQAAAAPRLTSLSHGGGCGCKIAPGVLSDLLARFGPAMAHPQLMVGTETADDAAVYRLNDEQALIATTDFFMPIVDDPYDFGRIAATNALSDVYAMGGTPIMALAILGMPINVLPPETIAQILKGGQDVCAQAGIPVAGGHSIDSVEPIYGLAAMGLVHPARVKRNADAKAGDVLVLSKPLGVGVLSAALKKNHLDEDGYRAMIASTTRLNTPGPALAALPGVHAITDVTGFGLLGHSLEMARGAGLTARLRLAGLPWLPQVQTLARAGYVTGASGRNWASYGASIRLGAGVDDVARALLTDPQTSGGLLVACAPDTVDAVLKTLAQQGFDTAAVVGEMVAGDAVVQVD, encoded by the coding sequence ATGACACAAGACACTCAGGCCGCCGCGGCGCCGCGGCTGACTTCCCTGTCCCACGGTGGCGGCTGTGGCTGCAAGATAGCCCCCGGCGTGTTGTCCGACCTGCTGGCGCGCTTCGGTCCCGCCATGGCCCATCCGCAATTGATGGTGGGCACCGAGACCGCCGATGACGCCGCCGTCTACCGTCTGAACGACGAACAGGCGCTGATCGCGACGACGGATTTCTTCATGCCCATCGTCGACGATCCCTACGATTTCGGCCGCATCGCCGCCACCAATGCCCTGTCCGATGTGTACGCCATGGGCGGCACGCCGATCATGGCGCTGGCCATCCTGGGTATGCCGATCAATGTGCTGCCGCCCGAGACCATCGCGCAGATTCTGAAGGGCGGCCAGGATGTGTGCGCGCAGGCCGGCATTCCGGTAGCGGGCGGCCACTCCATCGATTCGGTCGAACCCATCTACGGCCTGGCGGCTATGGGCCTGGTGCATCCCGCGCGTGTGAAACGCAACGCCGACGCCAAGGCGGGCGACGTGCTGGTGCTGAGCAAGCCGCTGGGGGTGGGCGTGCTGTCGGCGGCCTTGAAGAAGAACCATCTGGACGAGGACGGTTATCGCGCGATGATCGCCAGCACCACGCGCCTGAATACGCCGGGGCCGGCGTTGGCCGCCTTGCCCGGCGTGCACGCCATCACCGACGTGACCGGCTTCGGCCTGTTGGGCCACTCGCTGGAAATGGCGCGTGGCGCCGGCTTGACGGCGCGGCTGCGGCTGGCGGGCCTGCCCTGGTTACCGCAAGTGCAGACGCTGGCGCGCGCGGGTTACGTGACCGGTGCGTCGGGCCGCAACTGGGCGTCATATGGGGCGTCCATCCGCCTGGGCGCGGGGGTCGACGACGTTGCGCGCGCCTTGCTCACCGACCCCCAGACATCCGGGGGGCTGCTGGTGGCCTGTGCGCCGGATACGGTCGATGCGGTGTTGAAGACGCTGGCGCAGCAGGGCTTCGATACTGCCGCGGTGGTCGGCGAGATGGTGGCCGGTGACGCCGTGGTGCAGGTGGACTGA
- a CDS encoding OmpW family protein encodes MRAGIALCGLGAALFVATPAHAYDAGDWLLRVGATQVRPKSDTGNALDGAVGLHANKSVRPSFTVTYMATKNIGIELLGAVPFQHDVSGSGAVSGNIVNSKQLPPTLSLQWHFLPDSKIQPYVGVGLNYTHFFDTKGRGALAGNDVKLTDSWGVAGQIGVDYQLSDRWLLNADVRYIDIDSKVKLNGDIIGRAHVDPWVFTVAVGYRF; translated from the coding sequence ATGCGCGCCGGCATCGCCTTGTGTGGTCTGGGCGCGGCGCTGTTCGTGGCGACGCCGGCCCATGCCTATGACGCCGGCGACTGGCTGCTGCGCGTCGGCGCCACTCAGGTGCGGCCCAAGTCCGACACCGGCAACGCGCTGGATGGCGCGGTGGGCCTGCATGCGAACAAGAGCGTGCGGCCCAGCTTCACGGTCACCTATATGGCGACGAAGAACATCGGCATCGAACTGCTGGGGGCCGTGCCCTTCCAGCACGATGTGAGCGGCAGCGGCGCGGTCAGCGGCAACATCGTCAACAGCAAGCAACTGCCGCCCACCCTCAGCCTGCAATGGCATTTCCTCCCGGACAGCAAGATCCAGCCGTATGTGGGCGTGGGCTTGAACTACACCCACTTCTTCGACACCAAGGGCCGTGGCGCGCTGGCGGGCAACGACGTCAAGCTGACGGATTCTTGGGGGGTGGCCGGCCAGATCGGCGTGGACTACCAGTTGAGCGACCGCTGGCTGCTGAACGCCGACGTCCGCTACATCGATATCGATTCGAAGGTGAAGCTCAATGGCGACATCATCGGCCGCGCGCACGTCGACCCGTGGGTGTTCACGGTGGCGGTGGGTTATCGCTTCTAA
- a CDS encoding ABC transporter substrate-binding protein: MDKRYPRARISHAARLLGLAATAWALTTGAAQAQITVRIGEVNSYKAQPAFLEPYRNGMQLAVDEVNAAGGVGGKKLELFTRDDNANPGDAVRAAEELMTRERVDVLMGGYLSNIGLALADFARQKKIFFLASEPLTDKIVWQNGNRYTFRLRVSTYMQAAMLVPEAAKLGKKRWAFVYPNYEYGLSAVATFKDLLKKAQPDVEFVGDQAAPLGKVDAGSVAQALADAKPDAIFNVLFAGDLTKLVREGTTRGLFPATPVVSMLTGEPEYLDPLKDETPAGWIVTGYPWSTIQTPEHTAFLKAYRDRYKDYPRLGAVVGYSAIKSLAAGLAKADGSAQPDKLIPAFEGLHVDIPFGRIQYRAIDHQSTMGAYVGKLAVQDGKGVMVDYQYKDGANFLPSDDEVRKLRPASAQ; this comes from the coding sequence ATGGACAAGCGCTACCCCCGCGCCCGCATCTCTCACGCAGCGCGCCTGCTGGGCCTGGCCGCCACGGCCTGGGCTTTGACGACTGGCGCCGCGCAGGCGCAGATCACCGTGCGTATCGGCGAGGTCAACAGCTACAAGGCTCAACCGGCTTTTCTCGAGCCCTACCGCAACGGCATGCAACTGGCGGTGGACGAGGTCAATGCGGCCGGCGGCGTGGGCGGCAAGAAGCTGGAACTGTTCACCCGCGACGACAATGCCAATCCCGGTGACGCCGTGCGCGCCGCTGAAGAACTGATGACGCGCGAACGCGTCGACGTGCTGATGGGCGGCTATCTGTCCAATATCGGCCTGGCGTTGGCCGACTTCGCCCGCCAGAAGAAAATCTTCTTCCTGGCCAGCGAGCCGCTGACCGACAAGATCGTCTGGCAGAACGGCAACCGCTATACCTTCCGCCTGCGCGTCTCCACGTATATGCAGGCGGCCATGCTGGTGCCCGAAGCCGCCAAGCTGGGCAAGAAGCGCTGGGCCTTCGTCTATCCCAATTACGAATACGGCCTGTCGGCGGTGGCCACCTTCAAGGACTTGCTGAAGAAAGCCCAGCCGGACGTCGAATTCGTCGGCGACCAGGCCGCGCCGCTGGGCAAGGTGGACGCAGGCAGCGTGGCGCAGGCCCTGGCCGACGCCAAGCCGGACGCCATCTTCAATGTGCTGTTCGCGGGCGACCTGACCAAGCTGGTACGGGAAGGCACGACCCGCGGCCTGTTCCCGGCCACCCCCGTGGTCAGCATGCTGACCGGCGAGCCCGAATACCTGGATCCGCTCAAGGACGAGACGCCGGCAGGCTGGATCGTCACCGGCTATCCCTGGTCCACCATCCAGACCCCGGAACACACGGCCTTCCTCAAGGCCTATCGCGATCGCTACAAGGACTATCCGCGCCTGGGCGCGGTGGTGGGCTACAGCGCCATCAAGTCACTGGCGGCCGGCCTGGCCAAGGCTGATGGCAGCGCGCAGCCCGACAAGCTGATTCCCGCTTTCGAAGGCCTGCACGTCGATATCCCCTTCGGCCGCATCCAGTACCGCGCCATCGATCACCAATCGACCATGGGCGCCTATGTGGGCAAGCTGGCCGTGCAGGATGGCAAGGGCGTGATGGTGGATTACCAATACAAGGACGGCGCGAACTTCCTGCCGTCCGACGACGAGGTCCGCAAACTGCGCCCCGCATCCGCGCAGTAG
- a CDS encoding DEAD/DEAH box helicase: protein MSFETSIDSSTETTIETAVETASAFDSLGLAPTLLSAVKTAGFNAPTPVQAAAIPQALAGRDLMVSSQTGSGKTAAFMLPALNRIAQQPANKGVGVQVLVLTPTRELAMQVNDATRIYGRNIADLRTTIVVGGMPYGAQLKALSRRVDVLVATPGRLLDHLQSGRVKLNTVHTLVLDEADRMLDMGFIEDIETILSRLPAERQTLLFSATLDGSVARLAAKMMRDPQRIEIAGAKEKHGNITQSLMYADDQDHKKQLLDHVLRDAKLDQAIVFTATKRGADDLANHLSDQGFAAAALHGDMNQRQRTRTLGLLQRGQLRVLVATDVAARGIDVQGISHAINFDLPMQAEDYVHRIGRTGRAGRDGLAFTLATHSERHKVRRIEHFIGQNIAPQIIAGLEPKRAPRPYEGGDRGAKRSFGSKRPQGQGRPYQGGDRPRSFGDRPQRPEGAAGGFRGERASGGFRSDDAFRSESGGFRREGGARPEGGFQREGGFRREGGARPEGGFQREGGFRREGGARPEGGFRREGGARPEGGFRPEGGFRREGGARPEGGFRREGGARPEGGFRREGAARPEGGFQREGGYRPEGGFRREGGARPEGGFRAERREGPGHGEGRPTRPAFEKRAGGPAKRFDKPGFAGRRD from the coding sequence ATGTCTTTCGAAACGTCTATTGATTCCTCGACCGAAACCACGATCGAGACCGCAGTCGAAACCGCATCCGCATTCGATTCCCTGGGCCTTGCCCCGACGCTGTTGTCCGCGGTGAAGACCGCCGGCTTCAACGCCCCCACGCCCGTTCAGGCCGCCGCGATTCCGCAGGCGCTGGCTGGCCGTGACCTGATGGTCTCGTCGCAGACCGGCAGCGGCAAGACCGCAGCCTTCATGCTGCCCGCCCTGAACCGCATCGCCCAGCAGCCCGCCAACAAGGGCGTCGGCGTGCAGGTGCTGGTGTTGACCCCGACCCGCGAACTGGCCATGCAGGTCAATGATGCGACCCGTATCTACGGCCGCAACATTGCCGATCTGCGTACGACCATCGTCGTCGGCGGCATGCCTTATGGCGCGCAGCTCAAGGCCCTGTCGCGTCGTGTCGACGTGCTGGTCGCCACCCCGGGCCGTCTGCTGGATCACCTGCAGTCGGGCCGCGTCAAACTGAATACCGTGCACACCCTGGTGCTCGATGAAGCCGACCGCATGCTGGACATGGGTTTCATCGAAGACATCGAAACCATCCTCAGCCGCCTGCCCGCCGAACGCCAGACCCTGCTGTTCTCGGCCACGCTGGATGGCAGCGTCGCACGCCTGGCCGCCAAGATGATGCGTGATCCGCAGCGCATCGAGATCGCCGGCGCCAAGGAAAAGCACGGCAACATCACGCAAAGCCTGATGTACGCCGACGACCAGGATCACAAGAAGCAGCTGCTGGACCACGTGCTGCGTGACGCCAAGCTGGATCAAGCCATCGTCTTCACCGCCACCAAGCGCGGCGCCGACGACCTGGCCAACCACCTGAGCGACCAAGGCTTCGCCGCCGCCGCTCTGCACGGTGACATGAACCAGCGCCAACGCACCCGCACCCTGGGCCTGCTGCAACGCGGCCAGCTGCGCGTGCTGGTGGCCACCGACGTCGCGGCCCGCGGCATCGACGTGCAAGGCATCAGCCACGCCATCAATTTCGACCTGCCCATGCAGGCCGAAGACTACGTGCACCGTATCGGCCGTACCGGCCGCGCCGGTCGCGACGGTCTGGCGTTCACGCTGGCCACGCACTCGGAGCGCCACAAGGTGCGCCGTATCGAGCATTTCATCGGCCAGAACATCGCGCCGCAAATCATCGCCGGCCTGGAACCCAAGCGCGCCCCCCGTCCTTATGAAGGTGGCGACCGCGGTGCCAAGCGCAGCTTCGGCAGCAAGCGCCCGCAAGGCCAGGGCCGTCCGTACCAAGGCGGCGACCGTCCGCGTTCGTTCGGTGATCGTCCGCAACGCCCTGAAGGCGCTGCCGGCGGTTTCCGCGGCGAGCGCGCCAGCGGCGGCTTCCGTAGCGACGACGCGTTCCGTTCGGAATCGGGTGGCTTCCGTCGTGAAGGCGGTGCTCGTCCTGAAGGTGGTTTCCAACGCGAAGGTGGCTTCCGTCGCGAAGGCGGTGCCCGTCCTGAAGGTGGTTTCCAGCGCGAAGGTGGCTTCCGCCGTGAAGGTGGTGCCCGTCCCGAAGGCGGCTTCCGCCGCGAAGGCGGTGCCCGTCCTGAAGGTGGCTTCCGTCCCGAAGGCGGCTTCCGTCGTGAAGGCGGTGCTCGTCCCGAAGGCGGTTTCCGCCGCGAAGGTGGTGCCCGTCCTGAAGGTGGCTTCCGTCGCGAAGGCGCTGCTCGTCCCGAAGGTGGCTTCCAACGCGAAGGCGGTTATCGTCCGGAAGGTGGCTTCCGTCGCGAAGGCGGTGCCCGTCCCGAAGGCGGCTTCCGCGCCGAGCGTCGTGAAGGCCCCGGCCACGGTGAAGGCCGTCCGACCCGTCCGGCGTTCGAGAAGCGCGCCGGCGGCCCCGCCAAGCGTTTCGACAAGCCCGGCTTCGCCGGCCGTCGCGACTAA
- a CDS encoding class I SAM-dependent methyltransferase, translating to MTSNPAFDLDPDTRAHGDRVARHLRQAIAGADGWLPFEDWMAEALYAPGLGYYAAGSAKLAEAANGHALTGDFVTAPELTPLFGQTLANQAAQILRGADSLDVLEFGAGSGALAASVIAALDAQGLHVRYAIVEVSADLRARQQMRLAALGSRVTWLDHLPESFTGCVLANEVLDAMPVDIFRMDEQGNLGRRGVAVGADGGFVWEDRPADADLAQRVAERMPQYAGYTSEINHQGEAWVRGLGQWLRRGGALLFDYGFPRAEYYHPQRAGGTLMCHLRHHAHADPFVAPGLQDITAHVDFTAMADAALEGGLDVLGYTSQARFLMNAGLMEQFTGLDPSDAAAYARIVAPVQKLLSEAEMGELFKVLAVGRGIDGPLMGFNRGDRRDTL from the coding sequence ATGACATCCAATCCTGCTTTCGATCTCGACCCCGACACCCGTGCTCACGGCGACCGCGTCGCCCGGCACCTGCGCCAGGCCATCGCCGGCGCGGATGGCTGGCTCCCATTCGAAGACTGGATGGCCGAAGCCCTGTATGCGCCGGGCCTGGGCTACTACGCCGCCGGCAGCGCCAAGCTGGCCGAGGCCGCCAACGGCCACGCGCTGACGGGCGACTTCGTCACCGCGCCGGAGCTGACCCCGCTGTTCGGCCAGACGCTGGCCAACCAGGCCGCGCAGATCCTGCGCGGCGCCGACAGCCTGGACGTACTGGAATTCGGCGCCGGCAGCGGCGCCCTCGCCGCCAGCGTGATTGCCGCGCTGGATGCCCAAGGCCTGCACGTGCGTTATGCCATCGTCGAAGTTTCCGCCGACCTGCGCGCGCGCCAGCAGATGCGCCTGGCCGCGCTGGGCAGCCGGGTCACCTGGCTGGACCACCTGCCGGAGTCCTTCACGGGCTGTGTCCTGGCCAATGAGGTGCTGGACGCGATGCCTGTCGACATCTTTCGCATGGATGAGCAGGGCAACCTGGGCCGCCGCGGCGTGGCCGTCGGCGCCGATGGCGGCTTCGTGTGGGAAGACCGCCCGGCGGATGCGGACCTGGCGCAGCGCGTTGCCGAAAGGATGCCGCAATACGCAGGCTACACCTCCGAGATCAACCATCAAGGCGAGGCGTGGGTGCGTGGCCTGGGACAGTGGCTGCGCCGCGGTGGTGCCTTGCTGTTCGATTACGGCTTTCCGCGGGCCGAGTATTACCACCCGCAGCGCGCCGGCGGCACGTTGATGTGCCATCTGCGTCACCACGCCCATGCCGACCCCTTCGTGGCGCCCGGCCTGCAGGACATCACCGCCCACGTCGACTTCACCGCCATGGCCGATGCCGCGCTGGAAGGAGGCCTGGACGTGCTGGGCTATACGTCGCAGGCCCGCTTCCTGATGAACGCCGGCCTGATGGAGCAGTTCACGGGACTCGATCCCAGCGACGCCGCCGCCTATGCCCGCATCGTCGCCCCCGTGCAGAAACTGCTGTCGGAAGCGGAGATGGGGGAATTGTTCAAGGTCCTGGCCGTCGGCCGCGGAATAGACGGGCCGTTGATGGGCTTCAACCGCGGCGACCGGCGCGACACCCTGTAG
- the pap gene encoding polyphosphate:AMP phosphotransferase, translating into MFAEAEADPSLSRMAFKKQETRLRTALVKAQYARLEAGERALLIVVAGIDGAGKGATVNLLNEWMDPRHILTQGFGVPDELERQYPPLWRYWNALPAKGRTGIVFGSWYAPLLFEGARKHPNVERLDALATGIRRFENQLAADGVQILKLWFHLSPKAQKERSKRLQASPDTAWQVLPEDLLVQKHFERLRESGHHAISRTDAPHAPWVVIPSADDNMRSVAAAQAVLHALQKGAIRVPSPAVAGAGQAGRRDILGKLDFRASTDKDDYDTRLGALQGRLARAMRDPAFRQHSLVLAFEGQDAAGKGGAIRRVTQALDARHYEITPVAAPSPHELSRPYLWRFWRRVPRQGRVAIFDRSWYGRVLVERVEDFTPASAWKRAYGEINDFEAQLAGQGAIVLKFWMAISREEQLKRFREREASPYKTFKITKDDWRNRRKWPAYLTAANEMIARTDTVAAPWRIIATDDKRLARLQVLEHIVETVEKALGRE; encoded by the coding sequence ATGTTCGCAGAAGCCGAAGCCGACCCCAGCCTTAGCCGCATGGCCTTCAAGAAACAGGAGACCCGGCTGCGCACCGCCCTGGTCAAAGCGCAATACGCCCGTCTGGAGGCAGGCGAGCGCGCTTTGCTGATCGTCGTGGCCGGCATCGACGGCGCGGGCAAGGGCGCCACGGTCAACCTGCTCAATGAGTGGATGGACCCACGCCATATCCTGACCCAGGGCTTCGGCGTGCCCGACGAACTGGAACGCCAGTACCCGCCCTTGTGGCGCTACTGGAACGCCCTGCCGGCCAAGGGCCGCACGGGTATCGTGTTCGGCTCCTGGTACGCGCCGCTGTTGTTCGAAGGCGCCCGCAAGCACCCCAACGTCGAACGCCTGGACGCCTTGGCCACCGGGATCCGCCGCTTCGAAAACCAGCTGGCGGCCGATGGCGTGCAGATCCTAAAGCTCTGGTTCCACCTGTCGCCCAAGGCGCAGAAGGAACGCAGCAAGCGCCTGCAGGCGTCGCCCGACACGGCCTGGCAGGTGCTGCCGGAAGACCTGCTGGTGCAGAAGCATTTCGAGCGCCTGCGGGAATCCGGCCACCATGCGATCAGCCGCACCGACGCCCCGCATGCGCCCTGGGTGGTGATTCCCAGCGCCGACGACAATATGCGCTCGGTGGCGGCCGCGCAGGCGGTGCTGCACGCGCTGCAGAAAGGCGCCATCCGCGTGCCCAGTCCCGCCGTCGCCGGCGCGGGCCAGGCCGGCCGCCGCGACATCCTGGGCAAGCTCGACTTTCGCGCCAGCACCGACAAGGACGACTACGACACCCGCCTGGGCGCCTTGCAGGGCCGCCTTGCGCGCGCCATGCGCGACCCGGCCTTCCGCCAGCATTCCCTGGTGCTGGCGTTCGAGGGCCAGGACGCCGCCGGCAAAGGGGGCGCCATCCGCCGCGTGACCCAGGCGCTGGACGCACGCCACTACGAAATCACCCCCGTGGCGGCGCCGTCGCCGCACGAGTTGTCGCGCCCTTACCTTTGGCGTTTCTGGCGCCGCGTGCCGCGCCAGGGCCGCGTCGCCATCTTCGACCGGTCCTGGTACGGCCGCGTCCTGGTCGAGCGCGTGGAAGACTTCACGCCGGCCAGCGCCTGGAAGCGGGCCTATGGCGAAATCAACGACTTCGAAGCGCAACTGGCCGGCCAGGGCGCCATCGTCCTGAAGTTCTGGATGGCGATCAGCCGCGAAGAACAGCTGAAGCGCTTCCGCGAGCGCGAAGCGTCGCCCTATAAAACGTTCAAGATCACCAAGGACGACTGGCGCAATCGCCGCAAATGGCCGGCCTACCTGACCGCCGCCAACGAGATGATCGCGCGCACCGACACCGTCGCCGCGCCCTGGCGCATCATCGCTACCGACGACAAGCGGCTGGCGCGCCTGCAAGTGCTGGAACACATCGTCGAGACCGTGGAAAAAGCGCTCGGACGCGAATGA